A part of Streptomyces sp. NBC_00557 genomic DNA contains:
- a CDS encoding TlyA family RNA methyltransferase, whose amino-acid sequence MAGVARRRLDAELVRRKLARSREHASQLIAAGRVTVGKTVATKPATQVETAAAIVVQADDSDPDYVSRGGHKLAGALKVFVPQGLVVEGRRALDAGASTGGFTDVLLRAGAAHVVAVDVGYGQLAWSLRNDERVTVKDRTNVRELTLEAIDGEPVDLVVGDLSFIPLGLVLPALKRCVTPDADLVMMVKPQFEVGKERLGSGGVVRSPQLRAEAVRGVAEKAWELGLGVQSVTASPLPGPSGNVEYFLWLRAGAPQVDPADVDRAVAEGPR is encoded by the coding sequence GTGGCAGGAGTCGCACGCCGCCGTCTGGACGCGGAGCTGGTCCGCAGGAAGCTCGCGCGCTCGCGCGAGCACGCCAGCCAGCTGATCGCCGCCGGGCGGGTCACCGTCGGCAAGACCGTGGCGACCAAGCCGGCCACCCAGGTGGAGACCGCCGCGGCGATCGTGGTCCAGGCCGACGACAGCGACCCCGACTACGTCTCCCGCGGCGGGCACAAGCTCGCCGGCGCCCTGAAGGTCTTCGTTCCGCAGGGGCTCGTGGTCGAGGGCCGGCGCGCGCTGGACGCGGGGGCGTCCACCGGTGGCTTCACCGACGTGCTGCTGCGCGCGGGCGCCGCGCACGTCGTCGCCGTGGACGTCGGCTACGGACAGCTCGCCTGGTCGCTGCGGAACGATGAACGCGTCACCGTCAAGGACCGTACGAACGTACGCGAGTTGACGCTCGAAGCGATCGATGGGGAGCCGGTGGATCTTGTCGTGGGCGATCTGTCCTTCATTCCGCTCGGGCTGGTGCTGCCCGCCCTGAAGCGGTGCGTGACGCCGGACGCCGACCTGGTGATGATGGTCAAGCCGCAGTTCGAGGTGGGCAAGGAGCGGCTCGGCAGCGGGGGTGTCGTACGGAGTCCGCAGCTGCGGGCGGAGGCCGTGCGTGGTGTGGCCGAGAAGGCCTGGGAGCTGGGGCTCGGGGTGCAGTCGGTCACCGCCAGTCCGCTGCCCGGCCCCTCGGGGAACGTCGAGTACTTTCTCTGGCTGCGGGCGGGAGCACCCCAGGTGGACCCGGCCGACGTCGACCGTGCAGTGGCGGAGGGGCCGCGTTGA
- a CDS encoding NAD kinase, with protein MTQNLARTVFLLAHTGRPAAVRSAELVVKGLLRHGIGVRVLEEEARDLPLPDQVALVKEATPQCLDGCELLIVLGGDGTLLRGAEFARASGVPMLGVNLGRVGFLAEAERDDLDRVVDRVVARSYEVEERMTVDVVVHRNGDIVHTDWALNEAAVQKAGAEKLLEVVLEIDGRPVSEFGCDGVILSTPTGSTAYAFSAGGPVVWPEVEALLMVPISAHALFAKPLVTSPESVLAVEVLPHIPPGVLWCDGRRTVELPPGARVEVRRGAVPVRLARLHHSSFTDRLVAKFALPTTGWRGAPH; from the coding sequence TTGACACAGAACCTGGCGCGTACTGTTTTCCTGCTCGCCCACACCGGGCGGCCCGCGGCGGTCCGCAGTGCGGAACTCGTCGTCAAGGGCCTGCTGCGGCATGGCATCGGGGTGCGGGTGCTGGAGGAGGAGGCGCGCGACCTGCCGCTGCCGGACCAGGTGGCGCTGGTCAAGGAGGCGACCCCGCAGTGCCTCGACGGGTGCGAGCTGCTGATCGTGCTCGGCGGTGACGGGACGCTGCTGCGGGGCGCCGAGTTCGCCCGTGCGTCCGGGGTGCCGATGCTCGGCGTCAACCTCGGCCGGGTCGGGTTCCTCGCGGAGGCCGAACGCGACGACCTCGACCGGGTGGTCGACCGGGTGGTGGCGCGGTCGTACGAGGTCGAGGAGCGGATGACCGTCGACGTCGTCGTGCACCGCAACGGGGACATCGTGCACACCGACTGGGCGCTGAACGAGGCGGCCGTGCAGAAGGCGGGCGCCGAGAAGCTGCTCGAGGTCGTGCTGGAGATCGACGGGCGGCCGGTGTCGGAGTTCGGCTGCGACGGGGTGATCCTGTCCACGCCGACCGGGTCCACGGCGTACGCCTTCTCCGCGGGCGGGCCGGTGGTGTGGCCCGAGGTGGAGGCGCTGCTGATGGTGCCGATCAGCGCGCACGCGCTGTTCGCCAAGCCCCTGGTCACCTCGCCGGAGTCCGTGCTGGCGGTGGAGGTGCTGCCGCACATCCCTCCGGGCGTCCTGTGGTGCGACGGGCGGCGGACCGTCGAGCTGCCGCCGGGGGCGCGGGTGGAGGTGCGGCGGGGCGCGGTCCCGGTACGGCTTGCTCGGCTTCATCACTCTTCGTTCACGGATCGGCTGGTCGCGAAGTTTGCGCTGCCGACGACGGGATGGCGAGGGGCGCCGCACTAG
- the recN gene encoding DNA repair protein RecN has translation MVCSVLEEMRIRSLGVIDDAVVELSPGFTAVTGETGAGKTMVVTSLGLLLGGRADPALVRIGADKAVVEGRVTVPADAAAVVRAEEAGAELDDGALLISRTVSAEGRSRAHLGGRSVPVGLLAELADDLVAVHGQTDQQGLLKLSRQRQALDRYAGDAVAVPLAKYTEAYRRLRAVSAELEEITTRARERAQEADMLRYGLEEIAAVEPRAGEDAELAEEAERLGHAEALSSAATAAHAALAGNPEDPEGIDASTLVAGAHRALEAVRSHDPALASLADRIGEIGILLGDVAGELAGYADDLDADPLRLAAVEERRAALTALTRKYGEDVNAVLAWAEQSAARLTELDGDDERIAELTAERDALRAELGGLAQALSDARREAAERFAAAVTAELASLAMPHARVSFDIRQTEDPEGVEVGGRTVAYGPSGVDEVELLLAPHPGAPPRPIAKGASGGELSRVMLAVEVVFAGTDPVPTYLFDEVDAGVGGKAAVEIGRRLAKLAKTAQVVVVTHLPQVAAFADRQLLVEKTNDGSVTRSGVKVLEGEERIRELSRMLAGQEDSETARAHAEELLATARADL, from the coding sequence ATGGTCTGTTCCGTGTTGGAGGAGATGCGGATACGGTCGCTCGGGGTCATCGACGACGCCGTCGTCGAGCTGTCGCCGGGGTTCACCGCCGTCACCGGTGAGACGGGTGCGGGCAAGACCATGGTGGTCACCAGCCTGGGGCTGCTGCTCGGCGGCCGGGCCGACCCGGCGCTGGTGCGGATCGGGGCGGACAAGGCGGTCGTGGAGGGGCGGGTCACCGTGCCCGCGGACGCCGCCGCCGTCGTACGCGCCGAGGAGGCGGGGGCCGAGCTGGACGACGGCGCCCTGCTGATCAGCCGTACCGTTTCCGCCGAGGGCCGCTCCCGGGCGCACCTGGGCGGGCGCAGCGTGCCCGTGGGGCTGCTCGCCGAGCTGGCCGACGACCTGGTGGCCGTGCACGGGCAGACCGACCAGCAGGGGCTGCTGAAGCTGTCCCGGCAGCGGCAGGCGCTGGACCGGTACGCGGGCGACGCCGTCGCCGTGCCGCTCGCCAAGTACACCGAGGCCTACCGGCGGCTGCGGGCCGTCTCCGCCGAGCTGGAGGAGATCACCACACGCGCGCGTGAGCGGGCGCAGGAAGCCGACATGCTGCGCTACGGCCTGGAGGAGATCGCCGCCGTCGAGCCGCGCGCCGGGGAGGACGCCGAGCTGGCCGAGGAGGCCGAGCGGCTGGGGCACGCGGAGGCGCTGTCGTCCGCCGCGACGGCCGCGCACGCCGCTCTCGCGGGCAATCCCGAGGACCCCGAGGGGATCGACGCCTCCACCCTCGTCGCGGGCGCCCACCGGGCCCTGGAGGCCGTTCGGAGCCACGATCCGGCGCTCGCCTCGCTCGCCGACCGGATCGGGGAGATCGGCATCCTGCTCGGTGACGTGGCCGGCGAGCTGGCCGGGTACGCCGACGACCTGGACGCCGATCCGCTGCGGCTGGCCGCGGTGGAGGAGCGGCGGGCCGCGCTGACCGCGCTGACCCGCAAGTACGGCGAGGACGTCAACGCCGTGCTCGCCTGGGCCGAGCAGAGCGCCGCGCGCCTGACCGAGCTGGACGGCGACGACGAGCGGATCGCGGAGCTGACCGCCGAGCGGGACGCGCTCCGGGCCGAACTGGGCGGTCTCGCACAGGCGTTGTCGGACGCGCGGAGGGAAGCCGCCGAGCGGTTCGCCGCCGCCGTGACCGCCGAGCTGGCCTCGCTGGCGATGCCCCACGCGCGCGTGTCCTTCGACATCCGGCAGACCGAGGACCCCGAGGGCGTCGAGGTCGGCGGGCGCACGGTCGCGTACGGGCCGTCGGGCGTGGACGAGGTCGAGCTGCTGCTCGCCCCGCACCCGGGCGCCCCGCCGCGGCCCATCGCCAAGGGCGCGTCCGGTGGTGAGCTGTCCCGCGTGATGCTCGCCGTGGAGGTCGTCTTCGCGGGCACCGACCCGGTGCCGACGTACCTCTTCGACGAGGTCGACGCCGGTGTCGGCGGCAAGGCGGCGGTCGAGATCGGCCGGCGGCTGGCGAAGCTCGCCAAGACGGCGCAGGTCGTCGTGGTGACCCACCTGCCCCAGGTGGCCGCCTTCGCCGACCGCCAGCTGCTGGTGGAGAAGACGAACGACGGCTCGGTCACCCGCTCCGGGGTGAAGGTCCTGGAGGGCGAGGAACGCATCCGCGAGCTCTCCCGCATGCTGGCCGGCCAGGAGGACTCCGAGACGGCCCGCGCCCACGCGGAGGAACTACTGGCGACGGCCCGGGCGGACCTGTAG
- a CDS encoding glycosyltransferase family 4 protein — translation MSPLSSNAPHGQQPLRTVQVLGGGNAGSSAHVRSLAEGLVARGVRVTVCAPAEADRAYDFTGVGAEHVHVPRSSDPVAVAALRTACANADLVHAHGLHASFRAVLALSGRRTPLVVTWHNRAWADGPRAHLLRLLERRVVRTAAVVLGTSPDLVDRARQTGARDARLGAVGLPGQRRPAVLDDPDPLRPKVLAELGATGRPLLLAVGSLERHRGYDVLLDAARAWRGLDPVPLVVIAGEGPLRPELQRRIEDEDLPVRLVGHRDDVPELLAAADLALLTSRWESRSVLAQEALYARVPLVATRVGGIPDLVGDAAELVPYGDPEGLAAAVVRLLADPERRQELAAAGLRQAATWPTEDETVAQVLSVYDELTQPTPLA, via the coding sequence GTGAGCCCCCTGAGCAGCAACGCACCGCACGGCCAGCAGCCGCTGCGCACCGTGCAGGTGCTGGGCGGAGGCAACGCCGGCAGCAGCGCGCATGTGCGCTCGCTGGCCGAGGGGCTCGTGGCGAGGGGCGTGCGGGTGACGGTGTGCGCCCCCGCCGAAGCCGACCGCGCCTACGATTTCACCGGCGTCGGCGCCGAACACGTGCACGTGCCGCGCAGCAGCGACCCCGTCGCGGTGGCCGCGCTGCGAACGGCCTGCGCCAACGCCGACCTGGTGCACGCGCACGGGCTGCACGCCTCCTTCCGGGCCGTCCTCGCGCTCAGCGGCCGGCGCACCCCCTTGGTGGTCACCTGGCACAACCGGGCCTGGGCCGACGGTCCGCGGGCGCATCTGCTCAGGCTGCTGGAGCGGCGGGTGGTGCGGACGGCGGCCGTCGTCCTCGGCACCAGCCCCGACCTGGTGGACCGGGCCAGGCAGACCGGGGCACGGGACGCCCGGCTCGGCGCCGTCGGCCTGCCGGGGCAGCGGCGGCCCGCCGTCCTCGACGACCCCGACCCGCTGCGCCCCAAGGTCCTCGCCGAACTCGGCGCCACCGGACGCCCGTTGCTCCTCGCGGTCGGCTCCCTCGAGCGGCACCGCGGCTACGACGTCCTGCTCGACGCGGCCCGCGCCTGGCGGGGCCTGGACCCCGTGCCGCTGGTCGTCATCGCCGGGGAGGGGCCGCTGCGGCCGGAGCTGCAGCGGCGCATCGAGGACGAGGACCTTCCGGTGCGGCTCGTCGGGCACCGCGACGACGTGCCCGAGCTGCTCGCCGCCGCCGACCTGGCGCTGCTGACGAGCAGATGGGAGTCGCGGTCCGTGCTCGCCCAGGAGGCGCTGTACGCGCGCGTGCCGCTCGTCGCCACCCGGGTCGGCGGCATCCCGGACCTCGTCGGCGACGCGGCCGAACTCGTCCCGTACGGCGACCCGGAGGGGCTCGCCGCCGCCGTCGTACGGCTGCTCGCGGACCCTGAGCGCCGCCAGGAGCTGGCCGCGGCGGGGCTGAGGCAGGCCGCCACCTGGCCGACCGAGGACGAGACGGTGGCCCAAGTGCTCAGCGTCTACGACGAGTTGACCCAGCCGACACCGCTGGCCTAG